A stretch of Mesorhizobium sp. M2A.F.Ca.ET.046.03.2.1 DNA encodes these proteins:
- a CDS encoding acyl-CoA carboxylase subunit beta produces the protein MKDVLKELERRRDIARMGGGKDRIEAQHKKGKLTARERIEVFLDEGSFEEFDMYVEHRSTDFGMEKTKIAGDGVVTGWGTVNGRPVYIFAKDFTVFGGSLSEAHAEKVIKVQEMALRNRAPIIGLYDAGGARIQEGVAALGGYAEIFQRNVLASGVIPQISLIMGPCAGGDVYSPAMTDFIFMVRDTSYMFVTGPDVVKTVTNETVTAESLGGASVHTTKSSIADGAYDNDVEALLQMRRLVDLLPASNTAEIPEIECYQSVTDHDLSLDRLIPDNANKPYDIKELILKVADEGDFFEIQQSFARNIVTGFGRVEGRTVGFVANQPMVLAGVLDSDASRKAARFVRFCDCFSIPIVTFVDVPGFLPGTAQEYGGLIKHGAKLLFAYAEATVPKITVITRKAYGGAYDVMASKHLRGDMNYAWPTAQIAVMGARGAVEIIYRKDIGDPEKIAAHTKTYEDRFLSPFVAAERGYVDEVIMPHSTRRRVARALRMLRNKDMQNPWKKHDNIPL, from the coding sequence ATGAAAGACGTGCTGAAGGAACTCGAACGCCGCCGCGATATTGCCCGCATGGGCGGCGGCAAGGACCGTATCGAGGCGCAGCACAAGAAGGGCAAGCTCACCGCCCGCGAGCGTATCGAGGTCTTCCTCGACGAGGGCTCGTTCGAGGAGTTCGACATGTATGTCGAGCATCGCTCGACCGATTTCGGCATGGAGAAAACCAAAATCGCCGGCGACGGCGTCGTCACCGGCTGGGGCACCGTCAACGGCCGCCCGGTCTATATCTTCGCCAAGGATTTCACCGTGTTCGGCGGTTCGCTGTCGGAGGCGCATGCCGAAAAGGTCATCAAGGTCCAGGAGATGGCGCTGCGCAACCGCGCGCCGATTATCGGGCTCTATGACGCAGGCGGCGCGCGCATCCAGGAAGGCGTGGCCGCGCTCGGCGGCTATGCCGAGATTTTTCAGCGCAATGTGCTCGCCTCAGGCGTGATCCCGCAGATATCGCTGATCATGGGCCCCTGCGCCGGCGGCGATGTCTATTCGCCCGCCATGACCGATTTCATCTTCATGGTGCGCGACACTTCCTACATGTTCGTCACTGGACCGGATGTGGTGAAGACGGTGACCAACGAGACGGTGACCGCCGAAAGCCTCGGCGGGGCTTCCGTCCACACGACCAAATCCTCGATCGCCGACGGCGCCTATGACAACGATGTCGAGGCGCTGCTGCAGATGCGCCGGCTGGTCGATCTGCTGCCGGCATCTAACACGGCGGAGATCCCCGAGATCGAGTGCTACCAGTCGGTGACGGACCACGACCTGTCGCTCGACCGGCTGATCCCCGACAACGCCAACAAGCCCTATGACATCAAGGAGCTGATCCTGAAGGTCGCCGACGAAGGCGATTTCTTCGAAATCCAACAGAGTTTTGCGAGAAACATCGTCACCGGCTTCGGTCGCGTCGAGGGGCGCACGGTGGGCTTCGTCGCCAACCAGCCGATGGTGCTGGCCGGCGTGCTCGATTCCGACGCCAGCCGGAAGGCGGCGCGCTTCGTGCGCTTCTGCGACTGTTTCTCGATTCCCATCGTCACCTTCGTCGATGTGCCGGGTTTCCTGCCTGGCACCGCGCAGGAATATGGCGGGCTGATCAAGCATGGCGCCAAGCTGCTCTTCGCCTATGCCGAAGCAACCGTGCCGAAGATCACCGTCATCACCCGCAAGGCCTATGGCGGGGCTTATGACGTTATGGCGTCGAAGCATCTGCGCGGCGACATGAACTATGCCTGGCCGACGGCGCAGATCGCCGTGATGGGCGCCAGGGGCGCGGTCGAGATCATCTACCGCAAGGACATCGGCGATCCGGAGAAAATTGCCGCCCATACAAAGACTTACGAGGATCGCTTCCTGTCGCCTTTCGTCGCCGCCGAACGCGGCTATGTCGATGAGGTGATCATGCCGCATTCGACGCGGCGTCGCGTGGCGCGCGCGCTGCGCATGCTGCGCAACAAGGACATGCAGAACCCCTGGAAGAAGCACGACAACATCCCGTTGTGA
- a CDS encoding glycosyltransferase: MRITLAAQSLIPAKGYGGTQRQVEWLVTELVRLGHHVVLIAAPGSSHPICEVRHAVSDAECRAAIPRDTQIVNLHAWKVEVPFPTLNTEHGHLPDYPRPQLNWNFLSARHAELHGRKSFVYNGFPVDAYRLTPTKNDHLFFMAAIARAGKGLNRAVDLAKKFDFILDIAGGSRWKLLGRSKTRREGVFFKSLSARYRFHGMVDGQDKLRLLGESKAFLNPISWEEPFGMAQVEAMLCGTPVLTTPRGALVETVDADTGRFFQTDEEFGRGLAAIGGLSAQRCRQSAADRFPIEKTAKAYLELYARILDGEALP; encoded by the coding sequence ATGCGCATAACCCTTGCAGCTCAGAGCCTTATTCCGGCCAAGGGGTATGGCGGCACGCAGCGCCAGGTCGAATGGCTGGTCACTGAACTGGTCAGGCTCGGCCACCATGTCGTCCTGATCGCCGCGCCGGGATCGTCGCATCCGATTTGCGAGGTTAGGCATGCGGTCAGCGATGCCGAGTGCAGGGCGGCGATCCCCCGCGACACGCAGATCGTCAATCTCCACGCCTGGAAAGTCGAGGTCCCCTTCCCGACCCTTAACACCGAGCACGGCCACCTACCGGACTATCCGCGGCCGCAGCTCAACTGGAACTTCCTCAGCGCCCGTCATGCCGAGCTGCATGGCCGCAAGAGCTTCGTCTACAACGGGTTTCCGGTGGACGCTTACCGGCTGACGCCAACGAAGAACGATCATCTCTTCTTCATGGCAGCGATCGCACGGGCCGGAAAGGGGCTGAACCGCGCGGTGGATCTTGCCAAGAAATTCGACTTCATCCTCGATATCGCCGGCGGCTCGCGCTGGAAGCTGCTCGGCCGCAGCAAGACGCGCCGCGAGGGCGTGTTCTTCAAGAGCCTTTCCGCCCGCTACCGTTTTCACGGCATGGTCGACGGCCAGGACAAGCTGCGCCTGCTGGGTGAATCGAAGGCATTCCTCAACCCGATCTCCTGGGAAGAACCGTTCGGTATGGCGCAGGTCGAGGCCATGCTGTGCGGCACACCCGTGCTCACCACACCGCGCGGCGCGCTCGTGGAAACCGTAGATGCCGATACCGGGCGCTTCTTCCAGACCGACGAGGAGTTCGGACGCGGTCTTGCTGCGATCGGAGGCCTGTCGGCGCAACGATGCCGCCAGTCGGCCGCTGACAGATTCCCTATCGAGAAGACGGCGAAGGCCTATCTGGAACTCTATGCGCGCATCCTTGATGGCGAAGCGCTTCCGTGA